CATAGTGAACATAGAAATCTTTAGCCAAATTTACAGTTAGTTTAACTACTGACCAACTTAGCCTTATTATATTAATTTCATGAGTAAGGAAATTAAGTTCCAAACAGATCAgagtgttcaagtgaaaaaatatttacatttacttgGTCAATTTTTACTGTTTAAACCGTTTGGAATCTAGTGGATCAGAGTGTTGCTTTCCGTTGTAACAGACTTCATCACATCAGAAATCGTACTCGTTTTCATCCTTTTAAGGAAGTTCAGACCCAGGAAAATTTCCATAGTACCTTAATGAAAAAGATAGGTAGGTcataaataactgaaatattaTACTTTACCCAATCTTACAATTTCTTCCCTTCATTTTAATAAGTATTAACTATCATTAACTATCACATGCTTTTCCCTCATAAATATGGTCTTTTGCAGTGAAAGTATTATTAATAATtcataggccgggcatggtggctcacacctgtaatcccagcactttgggaggccacggtgggcagatcacgaggtcaggagatcaagaccatcctggccaagatggtgaaaccccgtctccactagaaatacaaaaataagccgggtgttgtggcacgctcctgtaatccccagctactgggaggctgaggcaggagaatcgcttgaacctgggaggccaaagttgcagtgagccgtgatcatgccattgcactccagtctggcaacagagtgagagtacatctcaataataataataagaataagaataattcATAAAGAAGCATGAATATGTGTATTTTCCTTTTGGCCAATAGTTAAAAGGATTTCTAACAGGATATTATTCTAGAAACACCATCTATTTCACttcatatttttgtataaaaCCATTATAATTCTGAGGAAAAAGTGAAGAGAGAAGGTGATATTTGGTAATAAGATAActtaaaatgttctggaactagaagttttatgactttcttttttttttttttcctaacagtctcgctctgtcccccaggctggagcgcagtagcctgacctcagctcactgcaaccttcgcatcctaggttcaagcaattcttatgcctcaacctcccaagtagctgggattacaggcatccaccaccacacctggctaatttttgtatttttagtagagacagggtttcaccatgttggacaggctggtcttgaaccccctacctcaggcgatccacccaccttggcctcccaaagggttgggattacaagcgtgagccactgcgcccagccatatggtgaattttttataaagacaggtaccttatttttcctccttcataaaataaacttatttatattgttttaatgaAATTAACAAAACTTAACCAGtcctttccctttttaaaatagctaacaTAAATGTGTAACTTTATTGCTTCCCCAGAAAAGATTTAACAGTGGGACGTGTCTTTCCTTTCATCTCCTTTTCGCCTTGGAAATCAGAATGAGAAGGATTGTCTTTGCTGGTGTTATCTTATTCTGCCTCTTAGGTGGTAAGTCGTTAGGAAAgcataagttaaaagaaaatgattaataaattGTAGAATTGCCATATGACTAAGTGGAGAGTGACCTTAAATAAGGGAATCTGTAAAGTACTGCTGTAGAAGCCACCTTCTCTTGCTCTTTCCTCTAAACGTACTCTTGGTAACCACCTTCTGACTCTAACAGACTCTGCCTGCTAACCTCTGGGTTCAATCTCTGGGCGCTTATAACATGGCCTGAGTAAGCACTCGATTAATAATAAGAGCTCactttattgagcacttatacATTCAGGTTCTGTTCTAAACATTTCGttagtattattaataattcatttaattctcatgctCTTTAAGTTAGGTGCTGTTATTTCTCATTctataggtgaggaaattgagctGAGAGGTGGTGGACCACATACTGCTATTAATGTCACTAAGCTAGAACTAACCAAACTGGTCCAGAAGCCCTTATAAGCAGGGCAAAGTAAGTGAATTAATCATAACAAAAGAAGTGTAGATAGGGGCCTGCTAACACTTTCCCTTTTATAAGTGCTCTTTTCCACCAATTCTCACAGTCCTCCATAGAGAGAGGAACCACATAAAGAGATAACAGGGAGTTTTCAAATTCCTTTTAGAGAATTCTTAAGGCCTTTCAAACTAGGTAGATGTTCATAATGGTAACCTCTCCAGACAGACATGTGCAAGTGCCATCATGGGAATTCTCCCTCAATGAAGTGGTGAGATGGTAATGAACACAGATGCTCTACATGGTGCCCAGAAGTTAACAGAGCAGTCTCTTAGAGTGAGAGggtggcagaggaaggaggaagataTGGTGGCTTCTACACCAGTGCTTTACAAATTTAACGTGCATACGAGTCACCTGGTTAAAGTGAGTCTGATGCAGTAGGTCCGAGGtgaggcctgagattctgcatttccaacaagctctCACGTGATGCTGATGCTATTGTCTGGAGACCACACCAGTAGGAAGAATCTACAGGgcatcccagaaataaatacaattcaaaTATGACTTATGATGGTTCCACACTTACAGTTTTTCAACTTTAcgatggtgcaaaagtgatatgcattcaaTAGAAATCATACTTCGAGTGCCTATACAATCATTCcgcttttcactttcagtacagtattcaataaattacatgagatattcaacactttattataaaataggctttttgTTCGATGATTTTGCCCAAGTGTGTACTAATTTAAGTGGCATATTTAAGGTGGGCTGTGACATTTGgcaggttaggtgtattaaatgcatttttgacaagATATTTTcaaggtcgggcacggtggctcacgcctgtaatcccagcactttgggaggccaaggcaggcggatcacgaggtcaggagatcgagaccatcctgcctaacacaatgaaaccccatctctactaaaaatacaaaaaaaaacacaaccaggcattgtggcaggcacctgtggtcccagctactcgggaggctgaggcaggagaacggcgtgaacccggaaggcagagcttgcagtgaaccaagatcacatcactgcactccagcctgagcgacagtgtgagactccgtctggacGTAACTCCATCATAAGGGGAGGAGCATGTGTATTGAGACTTGGAGACTTGATATCAAATACTGGGGTCACCAACTCACATTCATAAAGTTTCTGGCCACCTAATATAAATGAGGGAAGCCAGCTAGCTACACAAGAAGAAAAGCTCTTCTAAGGAAGGGTAGCTGGTATGCAGCTGCAGATGTTTGCTGCCACAGAGAAAGCAGAACCCAAGATTGCCAAATCTCCTGATTCTTCAGGAGAAGCCAGAATCTCAGATTCTTAGGAGAACTCTCccgatttttaaatgttgacaacTAACACAATTTTTGAAAACTCTATGCAAGTTAAACACACCACATCTGGAACACAAGTCTCTGGCCTCTGCTTCCCACACTACCCTCATTACTAAATACAGTGCACCATAGAGTTCTGATTACCCCTTGCAGAGAGGGCAGCAAGAAATTCAAATTGTAGAGCTTAGGTCTCTGCTGCATTTGAAGTCCTCATACTGTTCTATCAAGAATGTGGAAGGAAGCATATGTATAGATgaaaaatcataagaaaacatcTTGTGTCTTGGGTGTCATGAGAAAATAATTCAGGGGTTGCATTAATTTTGCTGGACACAAGAAAGAGGTAtgggcaaaagaagaaaattcagcaTAAAGAGAAATTTTGTTGTTGGTACTTACCTGGTTTGCAGGACTGCCCATGAAGTAAGGGGTGGTTATTTTAAAGGATCACATCATCATGATTTAtaagtttaaatatatgtatatatgaattataggccgggtgcagtggctcatgtccgtaatctcaacactttgggagggccaaggggagtggatcacctgaggtcaggagttcaagaccagcctggccaacatggtgaaaccccatctctactaaaaatacacaaaaattagctgccaGGGAATggtggtggcatacgcctataatcctggctactcaggcggctgagacaggagaatctcttgaacctgcatgaggcagaggtttcaggagAGCAGAAATTGCGCCACTGTAGTCCGCCTGGGCAAACAGAGGAggctccacctcctccccaccacccccaatatatatatataacacacatacacacatatatatatgaattatatatgcattttaaataatatgtatatacagatCTGTCTCTTGTCAGCTCAATAAAGTAATAAGAGATTAGCACACTCAGAATTAATTTATCACATTTAACCTGGAAGCATCAAACTTAGTTGCCAAACTGGAATATATTATGTAGTAGatataaaagacattaaaattcaGTAAATGTTCAAACCAAAAGAGACTGGAAGAAAGAAATGGGATCCAGGAACATATTTGTAAGTAAGAAAACTGAACAATGACAGCAAAAAGGCCCAGAAGTTATGCAGCACATCATCTCTGTTTCTGCACAGGAAGCACGTCAGGGTCAAGGTTTCTCCCCAGGAAGGAGAAGGCTATGGTTGTTGGGTGCGTGTGGAATGTTCAGAAAGAGAGACAGtctggagaggaggggagagaaactCTGCAACAGATCTCACCAAGGAAAACAGTCCaggggccgggcgctgtggctcaagcctgtaatcccagcactccttAGGAGAGGCCGAGGGCGGGCGGATGCccaacaggtcaggagatcacgagaccatccggctaacatggtgaaaccccgtctctggctacaaaatacaagaaaacctagccgggcgaaaAAGTATGgtcactgtagtcccagctgctcggaggctgaggcaggagaatggcgaacctcCCCGAggcgagtttgcagtgagctgagatccgccacgcACTCCAGCTCAagcatagagcaagactccatctctcaaaaatgTTGATTGATCATTGATTTTGAATGGAAAGTCTGTCATGCTTAGTGGCAGAACCAACATGAAATTTCCCAAGTGTCTTTAGATGAGGTTGAGCTTGGGGAAAATCATCAACAAAGGTTAATTAGCTTCATCAGCCAGactgttttctattaaaaatgatcTCCTCTATCTCCCAACATGGCAGAGGAGATATAAAACACACTGCAGAAAACATCTGGTAAATCCTTCTTTGGGGCCATCAATGAACAGGAGTGACACGGCAGTGGTCATTATATAGTGGAAGATGGAAACTGTGAGCACTCAGAGAAATTCTGGCTCAATTTCAAAAGAATCTTTTAACAATCTGAGCTGTTTTTAATGGTGATCAGTTCTCTATCACTGGCCAAAGCTCCCTGCTTCTGAAAGAAAGATCcctaaggccaggcgcagtggctcacgcttgtaatcctaacactttaggaggctgaggtgggtggattgcctgagctcaggagttcgagaccagcctgggcaacacagtgagaccccatttctactaaaatacaaaaaattagttgggcgtggtggcaggcacctgtagtcccagctactcgagaggctgaggcaggagaattacttgaaccagagaggtggaggttgcagtgagacaaacgagatcgcaccactgcactccagcctgggcaaaagagcgagattctgtctctaaaaaaaagaaagatccctGAATTGGAAGAATCATAGATTCACAAGCATTGGTCTAGATGTTGAGAGCTAAATCATAGCCCCTCAGCTATTTCTCCatatctaaaatacaaattatcaagCCCCACCTTTCATAGATTCTAATTCAGGTTTTGGGGGGCTCTGGGAATCTGTGTGTTTATTCAATCTGCTTAAATAAATCTGATGCACAGTAGCATTTGGAAAACAATCTTCTAGATAATGTCTTCCAACCTTACCAATATTGACCAGTTCAAGAATCTCTGGGCTATTTctgcataaacaaaatgaataacaTTTTCGAGCCACTGAGTTTGAGTATGGAAGATAACCAATATGTAAACATTAATGAAGCAATAAGTATTCATGAAGAACTGACTACATATAATGTGCTACCTTAGGCACTGAAATTAAGCCCTAACAGTGAATATGTAGCTGAAATTAAATTTTCTGGTAAAATAAATTTGGTGTGATTTAATTAAGCACTGAGGAACTGAATGAATTTTAACCAGCTGAGTTGTTTAGACCACATGGGCTCCTGTCTGATTACTACAGTTCAAGGTGCTTCCAATTCATAAATATAGTATATGCTTCGAAATTTCCCTCattaaattctcaaaataaaaaataattttagcctggtgtggtggctcacacctgtaaccccagcactttgggagtccgaggcgggtagatcacctgaggtaggagtttgagaccagcctgaccaatatggtgaaaccccgtctctactaaaaatacaaaaaattagctgggcgtggtggcacgcgcctgtaatcccagctactcgggaggttgaggcaggagaatcacttgaacctgggaggtggaggttgcagtgagccgagatcacgccattgctctctagcctgggcaacaagagtgaaattccatctcaaaaaaaaaaataataataatttacgtaaggttttagaatttttaaagtattgctTACTTCCTGGGGCAcaatggcccacacctgtaatcccagcactttggaaggccgaagcagagggaccagcctgggcaacatagcgaaaccccgtctccccactaaacatacaaaaagctgGACACGGtgggtatgtgcctgtagtcccagttacctgagaggctgaagtgggaggatcactcacttgagcccgggaagcggaggttgcagtgagccgagatcgcgctactgcactccagcctgagtaacaggaatacaaccctgtctcaaaaaaaaaaaaaaaatatatatatatatatatatatacacacacacacacacacacacatataaagtcAGAAATCATTACTTTATTGTTTtgatctctcttccttcctctttttctctctcatatcTATCACtactttctccttatttttctgCCCCTATACTTGGAGATGTTGGAGGTTTGGTTTGCAGAGCATGCAATCTTGCAATCCCCTTCCATGGATGTCTTTTAGACTTGGGAACCTGCCAGGCAAAACCTGCTCAGTACTGTAAAAAAGTGGTCCACATTAAAGGTAAGTTttgacactttaaaaattttaattaaaataagtacAGGGAAAATGCTTATCACAACAAACTTTCATATGCCAGATGCTACACTAAGGTCTTTACCAGGGCTACATTACAccaacaaaacaatgaaaagagcTGGATGGATCTTGtcactatccccattttatttatttatttttattttttattttttcactatccccattttaaagatgagaaatctgagacaTGAACGATTAAGTAATTTGCACGGTTACACAGCTAAT
Above is a window of Papio anubis isolate 15944 chromosome 13, Panubis1.0, whole genome shotgun sequence DNA encoding:
- the C13H9orf57 gene encoding uncharacterized protein C9orf57 homolog, translated to MRRIVFAGVILFCLLGDVGGLVCRACNLAIPFHGCLLDLGTCQAKPAQYCKKVVHIKGGIEWYSVKGCTKNITECFKRTIKRHELVSTHCCHRPLCNF